A genomic stretch from Ignavibacteriales bacterium includes:
- a CDS encoding FMN-binding negative transcriptional regulator has translation MYIPKHFREEDEQEIENFIKANSFGIIVSVQEGIPIGTHIPFMIEKRDGELILRAHIARANTQKESLTDGAKVLVIFPGPHTYISSTWYKNTSVPTWNFMSVHAYGTLRLIDDEELHKSLSDLVKVNEGEGGHDITSYPDDYVRKLMNGVIGFEITVNEIQAKYKLSQNKNEDDREGVYKGLSEREDEQSGEIMKEMKRKNKE, from the coding sequence ATGTACATACCGAAACATTTCAGGGAAGAAGACGAGCAGGAGATCGAGAATTTCATTAAAGCGAACAGCTTTGGAATTATTGTCTCCGTGCAGGAAGGTATTCCAATTGGAACACACATTCCTTTTATGATAGAGAAGCGTGACGGCGAGCTCATTCTCCGCGCTCACATTGCAAGAGCCAACACGCAGAAGGAATCGCTTACAGACGGCGCGAAGGTGCTGGTTATTTTCCCCGGGCCTCACACATATATTTCATCTACCTGGTATAAGAATACGAGTGTACCGACGTGGAACTTCATGTCCGTACACGCATACGGCACTCTGCGGCTTATCGATGATGAGGAACTCCACAAATCCCTCTCCGACCTGGTAAAAGTGAACGAGGGCGAAGGCGGACATGATATTACTTCCTATCCGGATGACTATGTGCGTAAGCTGATGAACGGCGTTATTGGGTTTGAAATTACGGTGAACGAGATACAGGCTAAGTACAAACTTAGCCAGAATAAAAATGAAGACGACCGCGAAGGTGTGTATAAAGGACTCTCTGAAAGAGAAGACG